One window of the Chanodichthys erythropterus isolate Z2021 chromosome 2, ASM2448905v1, whole genome shotgun sequence genome contains the following:
- the tapbpl gene encoding tapasin-related protein isoform X2, with product MLTIFVFLSLVYGLEGADVVLSCSLIEEGGGMGGMMGGAMFKRTPSTLVFRDLVGNADLSPELVTPYNPPETPNADDLIFELMLPSIQIPNADLLLHADCNEQEVVCEISRYVPRGADMDSLPAHFIGSVQLVGGGISLTLVLQTLHSETAQSDTQPLVQSKLNLTLSQSGTLLTEVVFVVFSRVPSIVAPIGGDVLLDCGFRQKDSVPGQEVALEWRLQHRGNGRKILEMKAREVETDMAPDVFVDREGTSAEADLLVRDGNASLTMQSLQVKDEGTYICTVGSGEFQTQQIVQLQITQPPHVKLSEEKLIFQDSTPQKLSCHCHRYYPLDVQVEWFFQVPSAEEPVSLTKESSLSSHRQHSDGTYSLSSHLTLRPDKHPPGTVVTCRVSHASLETDSEVSLTVDEPEPKKAFWTIIFMLVISVLFLYQAFRGAEN from the exons ATGTTAACAATATTCGTCTTCCTTTCGTTGGTTTATG GGCTGGAGGGAGCTGATGTGGTCCTGTCCTGCTCACTGATCGAAGAGGGGGGAGGGATGGGAGGCATGATGGGCGGGGCGATGTTCAAGCGCACCCCCTCCACTCTGGTATTCAGGGATCTCGTTGGAAATGCTGATCTTTCACCAGAGCTCGTGACCCCATATAACCCTCCTGAGACCCCTAATGCTGATGATCTGATCTTTGAGTTGATGT TACCATCCATTCAGATTCCAAATGCAGACTTGCTTCTTCATGCTGATTGTAACGAACAGGAAGTGGTTTGTGAGATCAGCCGTTATGTTCCTCGTGGAGCTGATATGGATTCTCTACCTGCTCATTTCATTGGCTCAGTTCAGCTGGTGGGTGGCGGCATCAGCCTCACTCTGGTGCTACAGACCCTTCACAGCGAGACAGCACAATCTGACACACAACCTCTCGTGCAGAGCAAACTCAACCTGACTCTCAGCCAATCAGGAACATTGCTGACAGAGG TTGTGTTTGTGGTGTTCTCGCGCGTCCCATCCATTGTGGCTCCAATAGGGGGTGATGTGCTGTTAGACTGTGGCTTTAGACAGAAGGACTCAGTCCCTGGGCAGGAAGTGGCACTAGAGTGGCGCTTACAACACAGAGGAAATGGCCGTAAAATTCTTGAAATGAAAGCGAGGGAGGTGGAGACAGACATGGCACCAGATG TATTTGTGGACAGGGAAGGCACAAGCGCTGAAGCAGATCTTCTGGTGAGGGATGGTAATGCGTCTCTGACTATGCAGAGTTTACAGGTCAAAGATGAAGGCACTTACATCTGCACTGTCGGCTCTGGGGAGTTTCAGACTCAACAGATCGTGCAGCTGCAAATTACAC AACCTCCTCATGTCAAACTCTCTGAGGAGAAACTGATATTTCAGGATTCGACGCCTCAGAAACTGAGCTGTCATTGTCATCGTTACTATCCTCTGGATGTGCAG GTGGAGTGGTTTTTCCAGGTTCCCTCTGCAGAAGAGCCGGTCTCTTTGACAAAAGAATCCTCCCTCTCCAGCCATCGGCAGCACAGTGATGGAACATATTCCCTCTCCTCTCACCTCACCCTACGGCCCGACAAGCACCCACCGGGGACGGTTGTCACCTGTAGGGTCTCTCACGCCTCCCTAGAAACAGACAGTGAAGTCAGCCTGACTGTGGACGAACCTGAGCCAA AAAAAGCCTTCTGGACAATCATCTTCATGTTGGTGATATCAGTGCTGTTTTTGTATCAAGCATTCAGAGGTGCAG AGAACTGA
- the tapbpl gene encoding tapasin-related protein isoform X1, which produces MLTIFVFLSLVYGLEGADVVLSCSLIEEGGGMGGMMGGAMFKRTPSTLVFRDLVGNADLSPELVTPYNPPETPNADDLIFELMLPSIQIPNADLLLHADCNEQEVVCEISRYVPRGADMDSLPAHFIGSVQLVGGGISLTLVLQTLHSETAQSDTQPLVQSKLNLTLSQSGTLLTEVVFVVFSRVPSIVAPIGGDVLLDCGFRQKDSVPGQEVALEWRLQHRGNGRKILEMKAREVETDMAPDVFVDREGTSAEADLLVRDGNASLTMQSLQVKDEGTYICTVGSGEFQTQQIVQLQITQPPHVKLSEEKLIFQDSTPQKLSCHCHRYYPLDVQVEWFFQVPSAEEPVSLTKESSLSSHRQHSDGTYSLSSHLTLRPDKHPPGTVVTCRVSHASLETDSEVSLTVDEPEPKKAFWTIIFMLVISVLFLYQAFRGAEKKISTKILSSKSVFNIDIMGNVF; this is translated from the exons ATGTTAACAATATTCGTCTTCCTTTCGTTGGTTTATG GGCTGGAGGGAGCTGATGTGGTCCTGTCCTGCTCACTGATCGAAGAGGGGGGAGGGATGGGAGGCATGATGGGCGGGGCGATGTTCAAGCGCACCCCCTCCACTCTGGTATTCAGGGATCTCGTTGGAAATGCTGATCTTTCACCAGAGCTCGTGACCCCATATAACCCTCCTGAGACCCCTAATGCTGATGATCTGATCTTTGAGTTGATGT TACCATCCATTCAGATTCCAAATGCAGACTTGCTTCTTCATGCTGATTGTAACGAACAGGAAGTGGTTTGTGAGATCAGCCGTTATGTTCCTCGTGGAGCTGATATGGATTCTCTACCTGCTCATTTCATTGGCTCAGTTCAGCTGGTGGGTGGCGGCATCAGCCTCACTCTGGTGCTACAGACCCTTCACAGCGAGACAGCACAATCTGACACACAACCTCTCGTGCAGAGCAAACTCAACCTGACTCTCAGCCAATCAGGAACATTGCTGACAGAGG TTGTGTTTGTGGTGTTCTCGCGCGTCCCATCCATTGTGGCTCCAATAGGGGGTGATGTGCTGTTAGACTGTGGCTTTAGACAGAAGGACTCAGTCCCTGGGCAGGAAGTGGCACTAGAGTGGCGCTTACAACACAGAGGAAATGGCCGTAAAATTCTTGAAATGAAAGCGAGGGAGGTGGAGACAGACATGGCACCAGATG TATTTGTGGACAGGGAAGGCACAAGCGCTGAAGCAGATCTTCTGGTGAGGGATGGTAATGCGTCTCTGACTATGCAGAGTTTACAGGTCAAAGATGAAGGCACTTACATCTGCACTGTCGGCTCTGGGGAGTTTCAGACTCAACAGATCGTGCAGCTGCAAATTACAC AACCTCCTCATGTCAAACTCTCTGAGGAGAAACTGATATTTCAGGATTCGACGCCTCAGAAACTGAGCTGTCATTGTCATCGTTACTATCCTCTGGATGTGCAG GTGGAGTGGTTTTTCCAGGTTCCCTCTGCAGAAGAGCCGGTCTCTTTGACAAAAGAATCCTCCCTCTCCAGCCATCGGCAGCACAGTGATGGAACATATTCCCTCTCCTCTCACCTCACCCTACGGCCCGACAAGCACCCACCGGGGACGGTTGTCACCTGTAGGGTCTCTCACGCCTCCCTAGAAACAGACAGTGAAGTCAGCCTGACTGTGGACGAACCTGAGCCAA AAAAAGCCTTCTGGACAATCATCTTCATGTTGGTGATATCAGTGCTGTTTTTGTATCAAGCATTCAGAGGTGCAG AGAAGAAAATCTCCACCAaaatattgagcagcaaatctgttttcaacattgatataatgggaaatgttttttga
- the vamp1b gene encoding vesicle-associated membrane protein 2 produces MSAADDANPAGAPGAPGGPGGAGPPAPPPNTTSNRRLQQTQAQVEEVVDIMRVNVDKVLERDQKLSELDDRADALQAGASQFESCAAKLKNKYWWKNCKMMIIMGVIGVIFIGIIFLYFFS; encoded by the exons AT GTCCGCTGCAGATGATGCCAACCCAGCAGGCGCTCCTGGAGCCCCAGGTGGCCCCGGAGGAGCCGGTCCTCCTGCTCCCCCTCCAAACACCACCAGCAACCGCAGACTACAGCAGACACAAGCACAAGTGGAGGAG GTGGTGGATATCATGCGTGTGAATGTGGATAAGGTTCTGGAGAGAGATCAGAAGCTGTCTGAGCTAGACGACAGGGCAGATGCTCTGCAGGCCGGGGCTTCACAGTTCGAAAGCTGTGCTGCTAAACTGAAGAACAAATACTGGTGGAAGAACTGCAAG ATGATGATTATTATGGGGGTCATTGGAGTCATCTTCATTGGAATCATTTTCT TGTATTTCTTCTCTTGA